One region of Xylanimonas ulmi genomic DNA includes:
- a CDS encoding class C sortase, whose protein sequence is MATRSRARRRSWTALVGVTLGSGLLFYPAASGWFSAWAHGAEVTDYVESVSRLPVPEKADELRSAREFNANLAGMPLEDPYAGAQIDADAWGVQEYLGQLDDTEVMARVRIPEIDADLPIYHGTSEQTLARGVGHLFGSALPVGGSGTHAVLTGHSGMVGVRVFDDLHDLRIGDQFTISVLDEVLTYEVDQILTVEPTDIEALRPVAGQDYVTLVTCTPIGVNSHRLLVRGVRVQAQAALDPVTTTAPAVGASPGFPWWALGALGVPAAFAAGAWRHEVWRSRRRRPIPA, encoded by the coding sequence TTGGCAACGAGATCTCGCGCCCGGCGGCGCTCGTGGACGGCGCTCGTGGGCGTGACGCTCGGATCGGGGCTCTTGTTCTACCCGGCGGCCTCCGGGTGGTTCTCCGCGTGGGCGCACGGCGCCGAGGTCACCGACTACGTCGAGAGCGTGAGCCGGCTCCCCGTCCCGGAGAAGGCGGACGAGTTGCGCAGCGCACGCGAGTTCAACGCGAACCTCGCGGGCATGCCGCTCGAAGACCCGTACGCAGGCGCCCAGATCGACGCTGACGCCTGGGGTGTTCAGGAGTACCTGGGCCAACTCGACGACACCGAGGTCATGGCGCGGGTGCGCATCCCGGAGATCGACGCCGACCTGCCCATCTACCACGGAACGAGCGAGCAGACCCTCGCTCGGGGTGTCGGACACCTCTTCGGCAGCGCGCTGCCGGTGGGCGGGTCTGGAACCCACGCGGTGCTGACGGGGCACTCCGGCATGGTCGGAGTCAGGGTGTTCGACGACCTGCACGACCTACGGATCGGCGACCAGTTCACGATCAGCGTGCTCGACGAGGTGCTGACGTACGAGGTCGACCAGATTCTCACGGTCGAGCCGACCGACATCGAGGCGCTGCGCCCTGTCGCCGGCCAGGACTACGTCACCCTCGTGACCTGCACGCCGATCGGCGTGAACTCCCACCGGCTCCTGGTGCGAGGCGTGCGGGTCCAGGCGCAGGCCGCGCTCGATCCGGTGACGACGACGGCGCCCGCCGTGGGCGCGTCGCCCGGCTTCCCCTGGTGGGCGCTCGGCGCGTTGGGCGTGCCCGCAGCGTTCGCGGCGGGGGCGTGGCGGCATGAGGTGTGGCGCTCGCGCCGTCGTCGGCCGATCCCCGCGTGA
- a CDS encoding helix-turn-helix transcriptional regulator, translating into MLTTSEPHLTVPAVASVHARERDRVHCPSVFASTLPGGKRMTRALAGAAGMAAFGAVPLRVGDEAQFSWRLACARYGPIEIGIAQFTPHRREMPGDQFGHDHPVSRLAITLDGSQTVTVAGQELVMTPGSGVLVSGDMHAVYDASTDATRLHVDIAADHPGFAPLLRSVRCGYWPPKTSLLIALSGFVGALLRRSDFADTWADRAAVRRTLEAMVCATVSSAPPVQEGGELVLSHRQQALQYIRVHHTDPALTACGVAQGLGMSIRTLQRAFADDKCVSQWIGEFRVESGLALLRDPRFVDTTLHEIAVRCGFGSTVALRRAVQTATGLPPSVYRDRHVGAARGAGGAGERCHDGSGTGYLPPAHPATRRMSHSVG; encoded by the coding sequence ATGCTGACGACGTCCGAGCCGCACCTGACAGTGCCGGCGGTCGCCTCGGTCCACGCCCGTGAGCGGGACCGGGTGCACTGTCCGTCGGTGTTCGCCTCGACGCTGCCCGGTGGCAAGCGCATGACGCGCGCCTTGGCGGGCGCCGCGGGCATGGCCGCCTTCGGCGCCGTCCCGCTGCGCGTCGGGGATGAGGCGCAGTTCTCGTGGCGCCTGGCCTGCGCCCGATACGGTCCGATCGAGATCGGCATCGCCCAGTTCACACCGCACCGCCGCGAGATGCCCGGGGACCAGTTCGGCCACGATCACCCCGTCTCCCGGTTGGCGATCACGCTCGACGGCTCACAGACGGTCACGGTCGCGGGGCAGGAGCTCGTCATGACGCCGGGGTCGGGTGTGCTCGTCTCGGGTGACATGCACGCGGTGTATGACGCCTCGACTGACGCGACGCGGTTGCACGTCGACATCGCCGCCGACCATCCGGGGTTCGCGCCGCTGTTGCGCAGCGTGCGATGCGGATACTGGCCGCCGAAGACGTCGCTGCTCATCGCGCTGAGCGGCTTTGTCGGAGCGCTCCTGCGCCGCAGTGACTTCGCGGACACGTGGGCCGATCGGGCGGCGGTGCGCCGCACGCTGGAGGCGATGGTGTGCGCGACCGTCTCCTCGGCGCCGCCGGTCCAGGAGGGCGGCGAGTTGGTGCTCAGCCACCGTCAGCAGGCTTTGCAGTACATCCGCGTGCATCACACCGACCCGGCCCTGACGGCGTGCGGCGTCGCGCAGGGACTGGGGATGTCGATCCGGACTTTGCAGCGCGCCTTCGCCGACGACAAGTGCGTATCGCAGTGGATCGGCGAGTTTCGTGTGGAGTCCGGCCTGGCGCTCTTGCGAGACCCGAGGTTCGTCGACACGACGCTCCATGAGATCGCCGTCCGCTGCGGGTTCGGGTCCACCGTGGCGTTGCGCCGGGCCGTGCAGACGGCGACCGGTCTGCCGCCGTCGGTCTACCGTGACCGGCATGTGGGCGCGGCGCGCGGCGCCGGCGGCGCGGGTGAGCGGTGCCATGACGGCTCGGGCACCGGCTACCTTCCGCCCGCCCATCCGGCCACGCGCCGGATGTCCCACTCGGTGGGATAG
- a CDS encoding AraC family transcriptional regulator produces the protein MAARTMGATEGARGQARPAVSGCASIDLPSDPTGQRSILRLAGGEGLRAFAGRARDGSEQDGFRAQIVAGRYGPVDLCALRYTPHQLASAGVNFGHSYPVSRLLIMLEGGGTVWIGEHTIELGPGGGALLPGNLPVRYEVTETSSRIQLDLPADDPVFANHLQDVSLAHWQSRHFALEGLAAYGQALLRYDGSKASWAERAQARRGLEALALETVASAPSLDEVSRQSPRGFALDYIRRHFADPALTPQSVARAAGVSLRTMQRAFTGERSIAEWIAHYRLDHALALLRDERLSMLTNAEIAIRSGYGSTTSMRRAVALATGYSPTTYQRLHASAERE, from the coding sequence ATGGCAGCACGGACCATGGGCGCCACCGAGGGCGCCCGCGGACAGGCGAGACCCGCCGTCTCCGGGTGTGCCTCGATCGACCTGCCCTCCGACCCCACGGGGCAGCGGTCGATCCTTCGGCTGGCGGGCGGCGAGGGCCTTCGCGCGTTCGCGGGGCGCGCTCGCGACGGCTCCGAGCAGGACGGCTTCCGGGCGCAGATCGTGGCGGGCCGGTACGGTCCGGTCGACCTGTGCGCTTTGAGGTACACGCCGCACCAACTCGCCAGCGCGGGCGTGAACTTCGGGCACAGCTACCCGGTCAGCCGCCTGCTCATCATGCTGGAGGGCGGTGGCACGGTCTGGATCGGCGAGCACACCATCGAACTGGGCCCGGGCGGTGGAGCGCTGCTGCCCGGCAACCTCCCGGTCCGCTACGAGGTGACCGAGACCTCGTCGCGGATCCAACTCGACCTGCCCGCCGACGATCCCGTGTTCGCCAACCATCTGCAGGACGTGTCCTTGGCCCACTGGCAGTCGCGTCACTTCGCGCTGGAGGGTCTGGCCGCCTATGGGCAGGCCCTGCTGCGCTACGACGGGTCGAAGGCCAGTTGGGCCGAGCGCGCCCAGGCGCGTCGCGGGCTTGAGGCCCTGGCGTTGGAGACCGTCGCGTCGGCGCCGTCGCTGGACGAGGTCAGCCGCCAGTCACCTCGGGGCTTTGCCCTCGACTACATTCGCCGTCACTTCGCTGACCCTGCGCTCACACCCCAGAGCGTGGCTCGCGCGGCGGGCGTCTCGCTGCGCACGATGCAGCGCGCCTTCACCGGTGAGCGCAGCATCGCCGAGTGGATCGCGCACTACCGCCTCGATCACGCGCTCGCGCTCCTGCGCGATGAACGCCTCTCGATGCTGACGAACGCCGAGATCGCCATTCGCTCGGGCTACGGATCGACGACCAGCATGCGCCGCGCCGTCGCGCTGGCCACGGGATACTCCCCGACGACCTACCAACGTCTCCACGCCAGCGCCGAGCGGGAGTGA